The stretch of DNA ATCTGTTTCACGTTTGACAAGACCTATTCTCATAAGATATCTCTCGATAAAGTAAGGTTCACTTGGATAACATGAAAAAGTTGGCACACCTAGCAATGCAGCCTCCGCGGTCATAGTTCCGCCAGCGCCAACGAATATTGAAGTGAAAGAGAGGAGGCTTGGGCCGTCAACCACTGAGCTGCAGACCACAGCCCTACCGCCGAATGATTCTTTAAACGTCTCAATCTGCGATTCGTATCTTGGGATAATGACAACTTGGACGTCCCTTGCACGGTTTAGGAGACAATCAATGGTTGGCGACAATATTGACTCCTTCAACGCCTTACCCAGCAGATACGCGGCAAAAGACTCCTCGGTCCTGAGAGTAATTATTGGTCTAGAAGCATCTAGCCCCAAAGTTTTCAGCACATTATCATTAGGTACGAAATCCTTCAGCCATGCCCATGGATCTAGGGCGCGATACTGGATTATCCTATCTTTTCGGATCCCATATTTCACCCAGGCGGTTCTCGGAATGAACTTAGAAGTTAACAGCATATCGGAAAGCGGTAACGTGAGCCTTGCCACAGCCTCGGCGTGCGGCGAATCATTCACGCATATGTGAGGTATCCCCAAACCAAAGGCAACCCTAGCCATCTCAGGCGATGAGAATGAGAGCGCAATGTCCGGTTCCTCCTCCTCGAAAAGTTCAGCCATCTCTAAGATCCGCCGCGCACTAGCCTTCAATTTCCCGCTTAGCTCTCGACCTCCATGCTCACCTATGATCTTCGCATGGATACCCTTCATCCTAAGCATCTCTGTAACCTCACGGTACCGCCTAGATACTAGGAGAACTTCATGACTCTTCTCTTCCATCTTCTCCGCAACTTTTTTGAATAGCATACACTGCTTCGGAGTCAAAACGTCTATTATCACCTTCAACATGCATCACCTATCTTCTTCGGAACCCAAACTGCCTATGTTAGGAACCTTTTTCAATAACAGACTTAATCGTACGCCAAAACATTCTCCTTACAATCTCCCTCCAGATCCAAAGCCATAAAATGACAAG from Candidatus Bathyarchaeota archaeon encodes:
- a CDS encoding DUF354 domain-containing protein; the encoded protein is MIIDVLTPKQCMLFKKVAEKMEEKSHEVLLVSRRYREVTEMLRMKGIHAKIIGEHGGRELSGKLKASARRILEMAELFEEEEPDIALSFSSPEMARVAFGLGIPHICVNDSPHAEAVARLTLPLSDMLLTSKFIPRTAWVKYGIRKDRIIQYRALDPWAWLKDFVPNDNVLKTLGLDASRPIITLRTEESFAAYLLGKALKESILSPTIDCLLNRARDVQVVIIPRYESQIETFKESFGGRAVVCSSVVDGPSLLSFTSIFVGAGGTMTAEAALLGVPTFSCYPSEPYFIERYLMRIGLVKRETD